One part of the Candidatus Reconcilbacillus cellulovorans genome encodes these proteins:
- a CDS encoding ribonuclease Z, whose translation MKLLFLGTGAGMPSRQRNVSAIALRLHEERGTFWLFDCGEGTQHQMLRSPLKLSKLEKLLITHLHGDHLYGLPGLLTTRSNQGGESPLDIYGPPGIRAFVDTVLKISDARVNFPIRIREVETGEIFRDEQFAVFAGKLDHRVACFGYRVVEADRPGTLNHEKLRSLGIPPGPIYGRIKNGEDVRLPDGTVLRSADFVGPPERGRIVAILGDTRPCRAAVELARNADVVVHEATFDDSLSGQARQFFHSTAGQAAELARRAGAKRLVLTHISSRYQEGGVHVLLDQARRVFPETEVADDFREIDIPRKKVGLSTTSGDIRQC comes from the coding sequence ATGAAGTTGTTGTTTCTGGGAACAGGTGCTGGAATGCCGTCGCGACAGCGCAACGTCAGTGCGATCGCGCTCCGGCTGCATGAGGAACGCGGAACGTTTTGGCTGTTCGACTGCGGCGAGGGCACCCAGCATCAGATGCTGCGCTCACCGTTGAAACTGAGTAAACTGGAGAAACTGCTGATCACCCATTTGCACGGCGACCATCTATACGGGTTGCCCGGTTTGCTGACGACCCGATCGAACCAGGGCGGCGAATCGCCGCTCGACATTTATGGCCCTCCCGGCATCCGGGCGTTCGTGGATACCGTGTTGAAAATCAGCGACGCCCGCGTCAATTTTCCGATCCGGATCCGGGAAGTCGAGACGGGTGAAATTTTTCGCGACGAACAGTTCGCCGTTTTCGCGGGCAAACTTGACCACCGCGTGGCGTGTTTCGGTTACCGTGTGGTGGAAGCGGACCGCCCGGGCACGCTGAATCATGAAAAATTGCGCAGCTTGGGCATCCCGCCCGGGCCGATCTACGGCAGGATCAAAAACGGCGAAGACGTCCGGCTTCCCGACGGCACCGTGTTGCGAAGCGCCGATTTCGTCGGCCCTCCGGAACGCGGCCGCATTGTAGCGATTCTGGGCGATACCCGTCCCTGTCGCGCCGCCGTCGAATTGGCGCGCAACGCGGACGTAGTCGTTCATGAGGCGACGTTCGACGACTCGTTGAGCGGGCAGGCGAGGCAGTTTTTCCATTCGACTGCCGGACAGGCGGCCGAGCTTGCCCGTCGTGCTGGCGCGAAACGGCTTGTGCTGACGCATATCAGTTCCCGTTACCAAGAAGGCGGCGTTCACGTTTTGTTGGATCAGGCCAGACGTGTTTTCCCAGAGACCGAAGTGGCCGATGATTTTCGGGAAATCGACATCCCGCGGAAAAAAGTCGGTTTGTCGACGACTTCGGGGGATATCCGTCAATGCTGA
- a CDS encoding UDP-N-acetylmuramate--L-alanine ligase produces MQRYHLVGIKGSGMSALAQMLHDLDYQIQGADIEERIFTQLPLEERGIQVYPFGAAPLSTDLTVVASNAFRDDHPELVRCREFGLQPIRYHTFLGEWMREYESFAVSGTHGKTTTTGLLAHVLHGVSPICALIGDGTGYGRTGAKRFVFEACEYRRHFLAYKPDVAVITNIEFDHPDYFRDFEDVFEAFRQFVGGVRRRVVACVDDAAIRRLSTNVPMTTYGFSEDAEVRAVDVESVGNGTRFSLVVRGRPLGTFHIPLYGRHNVLNATAVAAVCISEGIDPDLVRSRMATFSGARRRFRIMEIAGRVLIDDYAHHPTEIRVTLRAARAKYPDRQVIAVFQPHTFSRLEAFLDEFVAALSEADVVYLCEVFGSAREGGGRVTSEDLRRRIPGSQLVTADSVGRLAEHRDAVLVFMGAGDIQKYEERLVAEIS; encoded by the coding sequence ATGCAACGCTACCATCTCGTCGGCATCAAAGGTTCGGGAATGAGCGCACTTGCGCAAATGCTCCACGACCTCGACTACCAGATCCAGGGCGCGGATATCGAAGAGCGAATTTTTACCCAGCTGCCTCTCGAAGAGCGCGGCATTCAGGTCTATCCATTCGGGGCCGCTCCGCTGTCGACGGATTTGACCGTTGTGGCCTCGAACGCCTTTCGCGACGACCATCCCGAGCTTGTGCGATGTCGGGAATTTGGACTTCAACCGATACGATATCATACGTTTTTGGGCGAATGGATGCGCGAATACGAGAGTTTTGCCGTCTCGGGCACGCACGGCAAGACGACGACGACCGGATTGCTCGCCCATGTGTTGCACGGCGTTTCTCCTATCTGCGCGCTGATCGGCGACGGAACGGGGTATGGACGAACCGGGGCGAAACGGTTCGTCTTCGAAGCATGTGAATATCGAAGACATTTTTTGGCTTATAAACCTGATGTTGCAGTTATCACCAATATTGAATTCGACCATCCAGACTATTTTCGCGATTTCGAGGACGTCTTCGAGGCGTTTCGGCAATTCGTCGGCGGCGTTCGGCGGCGCGTCGTCGCCTGCGTTGACGATGCGGCCATCCGCCGGTTGTCCACGAATGTGCCGATGACGACGTACGGTTTCTCGGAAGATGCGGAAGTCCGGGCGGTCGATGTTGAGTCGGTCGGGAACGGAACTCGTTTTTCGCTTGTAGTTCGCGGCCGGCCGTTGGGAACGTTCCACATTCCGCTGTACGGCCGGCATAACGTGCTGAATGCGACGGCAGTTGCTGCCGTCTGCATTTCGGAAGGAATCGATCCGGATCTCGTCCGCAGCCGCATGGCGACTTTTTCCGGAGCCCGACGCCGATTCCGAATAATGGAAATCGCCGGACGGGTGCTGATCGACGATTACGCCCATCATCCGACGGAAATCCGCGTCACTCTTCGGGCGGCGCGCGCCAAATATCCGGACCGGCAAGTAATCGCCGTTTTTCAACCGCACACGTTTTCGAGATTGGAAGCGTTTCTCGACGAGTTCGTTGCCGCTTTGTCGGAGGCCGACGTCGTTTATTTGTGCGAAGTGTTCGGATCGGCGCGCGAAGGCGGTGGTCGCGTCACCAGTGAAGATTTACGGCGCCGCATTCCCGGATCCCAGCTCGTGACGGCCGATTCCGTCGGCCGGCTGGCGGAACATCGCGACGCCGTCCTCGTGTTTATGGGGGCTGGAGACATCCAGAAATACGAAGAGCGTCTGGTCGCCGAAATTTCCTGA
- a CDS encoding methionine synthase, which yields MRKPPLTSRMQEKILILDGAMGTMIQRFGLTAADFGGEALEGCNEMLNVTRPDLIRSIHEAYLEAGADIIETNTFGATRIVLSEYGIAERARELNLAAARLAVEAAERYSSDVQPRYVAGSMGPTTRTLSVTGGVTFEQLVDAYYEQALALIEGGVDALLLETSQDTLNVKAGGVAIRRAFERAGKELPIMISGTIEPMGTTLAGQNIEAFYVSIEHLSPISVGLNCATGPEFMKDHIRTLAGIAKTAVSCYPNAGLPDENGHYHESPESLAKKLAAFAREGWLNIAGGCCGTTPEHIRAIARALEGIPPRIPAGFRHPAVSGIDVVYFEPDNRPLLVGERTNVLGSAKFKRLIAEGKYEEAAEIARAQVKSGAHIIDVCLQDPDRNEIEDLKKFLEFAVKKVKVPFVIDTTDPAAMEVALRMLQGKAIINSINLEDGEEKFKRVCPLLREYGAAVVVGAIDERGQAVQRGDKLAVARRAYELLTKKYGIAAEDIIFDPLVFPIGTGDAQYAGSAVETIEGLRMIKREMPACATILGISNVSFGLPDAGREVLNAVFLYHCTEAGLDLAIVNTQKLQRYASIPKYERKLAERLIFEPDDKILTEFVEYFRSKKKEKRSAPADLTLEQRLARYVVEGSKEGLFRDLEEALKVYKPLDIINGPLMAGMEEVGKLFNRNELIVAEVLQSAEVMKAAVAYLEPHMEKKETAVRGTILLATVKGDVHDIGKNLVEIILSNNGYRVVDLGIKVPPEQLIEAYHREKPDAIGLSGLLVKSAQQMVVTAQDLKAAGIDVPLLVGGAALTRKFTETRIQPEYDGPVLYAKDAMEGLELANKLIDPETRRSIIDRLRRVKQSDVMESGKKSDVAARRESAWSTVSRDAPVFVPRDLKRHILRDYPLDYLYPYVNFQMLLGHHLGLKGKVEQLLAERDPKAIALKETVDAVFREAKELGWIRAHGMYRFFPAQSEGDDILIYDPDGSGRVLERFCFPRQPSPPYLCLADFVKPVESGVMDYVGFFVVTAGHGVRERAEQWKKEGDYLRSHILQAFALELAEGFAERLHQIMRDVWGFPDPPSMTMRERFAARYQGIRVSFGYPACPNLEDQAVLFRLMQPEDIGVRLTEGFMMEPEASVSAMVFAHPEARYFNVDTRQPD from the coding sequence TTGCGGAAACCGCCGTTAACTTCCCGAATGCAAGAAAAAATTTTAATTCTCGACGGCGCGATGGGGACGATGATCCAGCGTTTCGGATTGACTGCCGCCGATTTCGGCGGGGAAGCACTGGAAGGCTGCAACGAAATGCTGAACGTGACTCGCCCCGATCTGATCCGTTCCATCCATGAAGCCTATCTGGAGGCGGGAGCGGACATCATTGAAACCAACACATTCGGCGCAACGCGCATCGTATTGTCCGAATACGGCATCGCGGAAAGGGCGCGCGAGCTGAATCTCGCTGCCGCCCGGCTGGCCGTCGAAGCCGCGGAGCGTTATTCATCGGATGTGCAGCCCCGATACGTCGCCGGATCGATGGGCCCGACGACGCGCACCCTGTCGGTGACCGGCGGCGTTACCTTTGAACAGCTCGTCGATGCCTATTACGAACAGGCGCTCGCGCTAATCGAAGGCGGTGTGGACGCGCTGTTGTTGGAGACGTCGCAGGACACGCTCAACGTCAAGGCCGGTGGCGTCGCGATCCGCAGGGCGTTCGAACGCGCCGGCAAAGAGCTGCCGATCATGATTTCCGGAACGATCGAACCGATGGGGACGACGCTGGCGGGGCAAAACATCGAGGCGTTTTACGTTTCCATCGAACATCTGTCGCCGATTTCTGTCGGCCTGAATTGCGCGACCGGTCCGGAATTTATGAAAGACCACATCCGCACGCTGGCCGGCATCGCCAAGACGGCGGTCAGTTGTTATCCGAACGCCGGACTTCCCGATGAAAACGGTCATTATCACGAGTCGCCGGAATCGCTGGCTAAAAAACTGGCTGCTTTCGCCCGGGAAGGATGGCTGAACATTGCCGGCGGTTGCTGCGGTACGACGCCCGAACATATCCGAGCGATCGCTAGAGCGCTCGAAGGTATTCCGCCGCGCATCCCGGCCGGCTTTCGTCATCCTGCCGTATCCGGCATCGACGTCGTTTATTTTGAACCGGACAACCGCCCGCTTCTGGTCGGCGAGCGTACGAACGTGCTCGGCTCCGCCAAGTTCAAACGACTGATCGCAGAAGGCAAATACGAAGAAGCCGCCGAAATCGCCCGCGCTCAGGTGAAAAGCGGCGCGCACATCATTGACGTCTGTCTGCAGGATCCGGACCGGAATGAAATCGAGGATTTGAAGAAATTCCTCGAATTCGCCGTTAAAAAAGTGAAGGTCCCGTTCGTCATCGACACGACCGATCCGGCGGCAATGGAAGTCGCGTTGCGGATGTTGCAGGGCAAGGCGATCATCAACTCGATCAACCTTGAGGACGGTGAAGAAAAGTTCAAGCGCGTCTGCCCGCTGCTGCGCGAATACGGCGCTGCCGTCGTCGTCGGTGCGATCGACGAGCGGGGACAAGCCGTCCAAAGAGGGGACAAGTTGGCCGTCGCCCGGCGCGCTTACGAACTGTTGACGAAGAAATACGGCATTGCCGCCGAAGATATTATCTTCGATCCGCTCGTTTTTCCGATCGGCACCGGCGACGCTCAGTACGCGGGCTCCGCCGTGGAGACGATCGAGGGACTTCGCATGATCAAGCGGGAAATGCCGGCGTGCGCGACGATTCTCGGCATCAGCAACGTTTCGTTCGGGTTGCCGGACGCCGGTCGCGAAGTGTTGAACGCGGTGTTTCTGTATCACTGCACCGAAGCCGGACTCGATCTCGCCATCGTAAATACCCAGAAGCTGCAACGTTATGCATCCATTCCCAAGTACGAACGCAAATTGGCGGAGAGGCTCATTTTCGAACCGGACGACAAAATTCTGACCGAATTCGTCGAGTACTTCCGTTCCAAAAAGAAGGAGAAGCGATCGGCTCCCGCCGACTTGACGCTTGAACAGAGACTCGCGCGTTACGTCGTTGAAGGTTCCAAAGAGGGGCTCTTTCGCGACCTCGAGGAAGCGTTGAAGGTTTACAAGCCGCTCGATATCATCAACGGGCCGTTGATGGCAGGAATGGAGGAGGTAGGAAAACTATTTAATCGCAATGAGCTGATCGTGGCGGAAGTGCTGCAGAGCGCTGAAGTCATGAAAGCCGCCGTCGCATACCTCGAACCTCATATGGAAAAGAAAGAGACGGCTGTGCGCGGGACCATTCTGCTCGCGACCGTGAAAGGCGACGTGCACGACATCGGCAAAAACCTGGTCGAAATCATCTTATCCAACAACGGTTACCGCGTCGTCGACCTCGGTATCAAGGTGCCGCCGGAACAATTGATCGAGGCTTATCACCGGGAAAAACCGGACGCCATCGGTCTCTCAGGGCTTCTGGTCAAATCCGCGCAACAGATGGTGGTGACCGCCCAGGACTTGAAAGCCGCCGGTATCGACGTTCCGCTGCTCGTCGGAGGGGCGGCGCTGACGCGCAAATTTACGGAAACGAGGATTCAGCCGGAATACGACGGCCCGGTGCTGTATGCGAAAGACGCGATGGAAGGGCTTGAACTCGCCAACAAACTCATCGACCCGGAAACGCGCAGAAGCATCATCGACCGGCTTCGCCGGGTTAAACAGTCCGACGTCATGGAATCTGGCAAGAAGTCGGACGTCGCCGCCCGCCGCGAGAGCGCTTGGTCGACGGTTTCCCGCGATGCGCCCGTCTTCGTGCCGCGCGATCTGAAGCGGCATATCTTGCGTGATTATCCGTTAGATTATTTATATCCGTATGTCAATTTTCAGATGTTGCTCGGCCATCATCTCGGTCTGAAAGGAAAAGTGGAACAGTTGCTCGCCGAGCGGGATCCGAAGGCGATCGCCTTAAAAGAAACGGTAGATGCCGTTTTTCGAGAGGCGAAAGAACTCGGCTGGATCCGTGCACATGGCATGTATCGGTTCTTTCCGGCCCAAAGCGAGGGCGACGATATTCTGATTTACGATCCTGACGGTTCGGGACGCGTGTTGGAACGGTTTTGTTTTCCGCGTCAGCCTTCGCCGCCCTACCTTTGTCTGGCCGATTTCGTCAAACCGGTCGAAAGCGGCGTGATGGACTATGTTGGGTTTTTTGTTGTCACCGCCGGGCACGGCGTTCGCGAGCGGGCGGAGCAATGGAAGAAAGAGGGCGATTACCTGCGTTCCCATATTCTTCAGGCGTTTGCACTCGAGCTCGCGGAAGGCTTCGCCGAGCGGCTCCATCAAATCATGCGCGACGTCTGGGGCTTTCCCGATCCGCCTTCGATGACGATGCGGGAACGATTCGCCGCCCGTTACCAAGGCATTCGCGTTTCATTCGGCTATCCGGCTTGCCCGAATCTTGAAGATCAGGCCGTTTTGTTCCGGCTCATGCAGCCGGAAGACATCGGCGTCCGACTGACGGAAGGGTTCATGATGGAGCCGGAAGCGTCGGTATCGGCGATGGTATTCGCTCACCCCGAAGCGCGATATTTCAATGTAGATACGCGGCAGCCGGATTGA
- a CDS encoding haloacid dehalogenase, with amino-acid sequence MIKAVLFDLDDTLLWDRRSVEEALEATCLYASQKTGCDPVRLGDAVRREARNLYESWGTFPFVQRIGINPFEALWGEFRDEKPEEFHLLRDFAPAYRSEVWARALKSCGVDDVLLGRELGERFRTERRQRPYVFRETFSVLDALKTKYRLLLLTNGSPDLQKEKLAGVPELAKYFEHVVISGDFGEGKPSVALFRHALALLSVAPHECVMVGDKLTTDILGANRSGIASIWINREKVVASGDIVPTVELPSLEPLPEMLDRWNETGVPRR; translated from the coding sequence ATGATCAAAGCCGTTTTGTTCGATCTGGACGACACTTTGCTTTGGGACAGGCGCAGCGTCGAGGAGGCGCTGGAAGCGACGTGTCTTTACGCTTCCCAGAAAACCGGGTGCGATCCGGTCCGGCTCGGTGACGCCGTTCGGCGAGAGGCCCGAAACCTTTATGAGTCATGGGGGACGTTTCCTTTCGTTCAGCGGATCGGCATCAATCCGTTCGAAGCGCTTTGGGGCGAGTTTCGGGACGAAAAGCCCGAAGAATTTCATCTGCTTCGCGATTTCGCTCCAGCGTATCGGTCGGAAGTCTGGGCCAGAGCATTGAAGTCTTGCGGAGTCGACGACGTTTTGCTCGGCCGGGAGCTCGGCGAACGGTTTCGAACCGAACGCCGGCAAAGGCCATACGTTTTCCGCGAAACGTTTTCGGTTTTAGATGCGTTGAAAACGAAATACCGGCTTCTGTTGTTGACGAACGGTTCGCCCGACCTGCAGAAAGAAAAGCTCGCCGGCGTCCCTGAGTTGGCGAAGTATTTTGAACATGTCGTCATATCCGGCGATTTTGGCGAGGGCAAGCCGTCCGTCGCTTTGTTCCGCCACGCGCTTGCGTTATTGTCCGTCGCCCCTCATGAATGCGTCATGGTCGGCGACAAGCTGACGACGGACATCCTCGGCGCCAACCGAAGCGGGATCGCTTCGATCTGGATCAATCGGGAAAAGGTCGTCGCTTCCGGCGACATTGTCCCGACCGTCGAGCTTCCGTCGCTCGAACCGTTGCCGGAAATGCTGGATCGTTGGAACGAGACAGGTGTGCCGCGGAGGTGA
- a CDS encoding transcriptional regulator codes for MAIGDAIEAFRRESGMSQAELAKHLHFDRSMISRIENGERAWPEAHDAKLASMSWKLALKLAEERTGGYISNMLDDVPNLDLHPAALKDLLLKELRELYAVLEGTALARHVDPEKKREQAERIWMEMRDVQAVAAVLQGVIEEEFGLDRKRLIQKYDMEVKRGER; via the coding sequence GTGGCAATTGGTGACGCGATTGAAGCTTTCAGGCGCGAGTCCGGAATGTCACAGGCGGAACTCGCGAAACATCTGCACTTCGACCGGAGCATGATTTCTCGAATCGAAAACGGGGAGCGCGCCTGGCCGGAGGCGCATGATGCGAAACTCGCCAGCATGAGCTGGAAGCTGGCGCTGAAACTGGCGGAGGAGCGGACCGGCGGATATATCTCGAACATGCTCGACGATGTGCCGAACCTGGATTTGCACCCGGCCGCCCTGAAGGACTTGTTGCTCAAGGAGCTGCGCGAACTTTACGCGGTACTGGAGGGGACGGCATTGGCGCGGCACGTGGACCCCGAGAAGAAGCGTGAGCAGGCGGAGCGGATCTGGATGGAGATGCGCGACGTACAGGCCGTGGCCGCCGTCCTGCAGGGTGTGATCGAAGAGGAGTTCGGGCTGGATCGGAAGAGGCTGATCCAGAAGTACGACATGGAGGTGAAACGGGGTGAACGGTGA
- a CDS encoding molybdenum ABC transporter ATP-binding protein, with the protein MVSLTNVSLVRDGRVILNDVTWTVRSGEHWALLGRNGSGKTTILEIVNGYLFPSRGTVEVLGHRYGACDVREVRKSIGYVGSSLFDKLSPRDPVWEVVATGAYAWLRFYQAVPSDVESRARSMLALHRMDRFADLPFGTLSQGERKKVMIARALMQNPSLLVLDEPCAGLDLYEREQLLEMVSSLADEPLTVLYVTHHLEEIVPMITHVALIDEGRIVAAGPKREVLTPEAVASVFRVPARIVWEDGRPWVRVGQGKVAAR; encoded by the coding sequence ATCGTGTCGCTGACGAACGTGTCGCTGGTCAGAGACGGCCGCGTCATTTTAAACGACGTCACGTGGACGGTCCGTTCCGGAGAACATTGGGCGCTTCTTGGCCGAAACGGTTCCGGAAAAACGACGATTTTGGAAATCGTCAACGGTTATCTGTTTCCGTCCCGCGGTACCGTGGAAGTGCTCGGACACCGTTACGGCGCATGCGATGTCCGCGAAGTCCGCAAGTCGATCGGTTATGTCGGTTCATCATTGTTCGACAAGCTGTCTCCACGAGATCCGGTGTGGGAAGTCGTAGCGACCGGCGCCTACGCCTGGTTGCGGTTCTACCAGGCCGTTCCTTCCGACGTCGAGTCCCGCGCTAGAAGTATGCTCGCTCTGCACCGAATGGATCGGTTTGCCGATTTGCCGTTCGGTACCCTGTCCCAGGGGGAAAGGAAAAAAGTCATGATCGCACGGGCGCTTATGCAAAACCCGTCGTTGCTCGTTTTGGACGAGCCGTGCGCCGGATTGGATCTTTACGAGCGTGAACAGCTGCTGGAGATGGTCTCGTCGCTGGCAGATGAACCGTTAACCGTGCTATACGTCACCCACCATCTCGAAGAAATTGTTCCGATGATCACACACGTCGCCCTGATCGACGAAGGCCGGATCGTTGCTGCCGGTCCGAAACGCGAAGTGCTGACGCCGGAAGCGGTCGCATCCGTGTTTCGAGTGCCGGCCCGGATCGTCTGGGAAGACGGTCGGCCGTGGGTGCGCGTGGGGCAAGGAAAAGTCGCGGCGAGATAA
- a CDS encoding repressor LexA, with protein MAKLSKRQKEILEFIKQRVREKGYPPSVREIGEAVNLRSSSTVHGHLDRLEKNGYIRRDPTKPRAIEILDGDPPLSAFDARVTRVPIVGKVTAGVPITATENIEDYFPLPSHMVGDHTVFMLRVVGDSMIEAGIHDGDYVVVRQQSSANNGDIVVALTQDNEATVKRFFREKDHIRLQPENPSMEPIRLRNVTVLGKVIGLFRQFR; from the coding sequence GTGGCCAAGCTGTCGAAGCGTCAAAAGGAAATTTTGGAGTTCATCAAGCAGAGGGTGCGCGAGAAAGGCTATCCCCCTTCCGTGCGGGAAATCGGCGAGGCGGTGAACCTAAGATCGAGTTCGACGGTGCACGGCCATCTCGACCGACTGGAGAAAAACGGTTACATTCGGCGCGATCCGACGAAGCCGAGGGCGATCGAGATCTTGGACGGCGATCCGCCTCTGTCGGCGTTCGACGCGAGGGTGACGCGTGTGCCGATCGTCGGCAAGGTGACGGCGGGAGTGCCGATTACGGCGACGGAAAACATTGAGGACTACTTTCCGCTTCCTTCTCATATGGTCGGCGACCACACCGTCTTCATGCTTCGGGTCGTCGGCGACAGCATGATCGAGGCCGGCATCCACGACGGGGACTACGTCGTCGTGCGCCAGCAATCTTCCGCGAACAACGGCGATATCGTCGTCGCGTTAACGCAGGACAACGAAGCGACCGTCAAACGTTTTTTCCGCGAAAAAGACCATATCCGGCTTCAGCCGGAAAATCCATCGATGGAGCCGATCCGTCTGCGCAATGTGACCGTGCTCGGCAAAGTGATCGGACTTTTCCGCCAATTTCGGTAA
- a CDS encoding ImmA/IrrE family metallo-endopeptidase: MDALIRQLIRKYRTNNPFELAEHLNITIWFRDLGSGTRGLYMRKLRRRYIVIHEGLDDPWKRFVCAHELGHDRLHPGLSRFWLDEHSFFHVGKFERQANKFAVRLLTAGDSPARDETIVEFLRRNDVPIEMARFYF, encoded by the coding sequence ATGGACGCCTTGATTCGACAGCTGATCCGAAAGTATAGGACCAATAATCCGTTCGAGCTTGCCGAGCACCTCAATATCACCATATGGTTCCGCGACCTCGGAAGCGGCACACGCGGACTCTACATGCGGAAACTAAGGCGCCGGTATATCGTGATCCACGAAGGGCTTGACGATCCATGGAAGCGCTTCGTTTGTGCCCACGAGCTTGGACACGATCGGCTCCACCCTGGGCTCAGCAGGTTCTGGCTGGACGAGCACTCTTTCTTCCATGTGGGGAAGTTTGAGCGACAGGCCAACAAGTTTGCAGTTCGGCTGCTGACGGCTGGCGATTCGCCAGCACGCGATGAAACGATTGTGGAATTTCTTCGACGTAACGATGTCCCGATAGAAATGGCGAGGTTTTATTTTTGA
- a CDS encoding type II secretion system protein E, whose product MEKDQRLRRLKDKIRTLLQEAATDYSDCDFRRQVERAVEAECADEYWTAAEKARIVKEVFDAFRGLDALQPLIDDPDITEIMVNGHRDIFVERCGKIVRADCRLESRERLEDLIQTLVGRVNRTVNESSPIVDARLLDGSRIHVVLPPVSLNGPILTIRKFPKHPLTMEQLVRIGSVPEEVAVFLENAVKRRTNIFVSGATASGKTTFLNALSEFIPRDERVITIEDSAELQLRHVPNVVSLEVRNANPDGKGAITIRDLIRASLRMRPDRIIVGEVRGAEAADMLQALNTGHDGSVYSTK is encoded by the coding sequence TTGGAAAAAGACCAACGACTTCGCCGATTGAAAGACAAAATCCGAACGCTGCTACAGGAAGCCGCTACGGACTATTCGGACTGCGATTTTCGCCGGCAAGTCGAGCGGGCGGTCGAAGCGGAATGCGCGGATGAATACTGGACAGCCGCCGAAAAAGCTCGAATCGTCAAGGAAGTGTTCGATGCGTTCCGCGGGCTGGACGCGCTTCAGCCGCTGATCGACGATCCGGACATCACAGAAATTATGGTTAACGGACACCGCGACATTTTCGTGGAACGCTGCGGCAAAATTGTGCGGGCCGATTGCCGGCTGGAAAGCAGGGAGCGTTTGGAAGATTTGATTCAAACATTGGTCGGACGCGTCAACCGAACAGTCAATGAATCGTCGCCGATCGTCGATGCACGTCTGCTCGACGGTTCGCGGATTCACGTCGTGTTGCCGCCGGTTTCGCTGAACGGTCCGATCTTGACGATCCGGAAATTTCCGAAACACCCGTTGACGATGGAGCAACTCGTCCGCATCGGATCGGTGCCTGAGGAAGTCGCTGTGTTTCTCGAGAACGCGGTGAAGCGAAGGACGAACATTTTTGTCAGCGGCGCGACGGCATCCGGAAAAACGACGTTTCTCAACGCTTTGTCCGAATTTATTCCGCGCGATGAGCGCGTGATCACGATCGAGGATTCGGCGGAGCTGCAGCTCCGCCACGTGCCGAACGTCGTCTCGTTAGAAGTGCGCAACGCCAATCCAGACGGAAAAGGTGCCATTACGATCCGCGACTTAATCCGGGCTTCGCTCCGGATGCGGCCCGACCGCATCATTGTCGGGGAAGTGAGGGGCGCGGAAGCGGCCGATATGCTTCAGGCGCTCAACACCGGACACGACGGTTCTGTGTATAGTACAAAATGA
- a CDS encoding ArpU family transcriptional regulator translates to MEQMVFPWEIDRETTRQRVEEHLETARIYRQIGFVRREMKVTASPDPRYHGPTYVVGKPAEETAAWNVDTEQRMKEITERVEKAVSRLGKLERQIIEKRYLEAEDVYDYHVYTELHMSERKYYRLKSKAIYKLAFMLRLEVFVEPKEEQPA, encoded by the coding sequence ATCGAGCAGATGGTTTTCCCGTGGGAAATAGATCGAGAAACGACACGGCAGCGAGTTGAGGAGCACCTGGAGACGGCGCGGATATACCGCCAAATCGGTTTCGTTCGGCGGGAAATGAAGGTCACTGCGTCGCCTGATCCGAGGTATCATGGACCGACCTACGTCGTCGGGAAGCCGGCCGAGGAGACCGCGGCATGGAATGTGGACACCGAGCAGCGGATGAAAGAGATCACTGAACGGGTGGAGAAGGCCGTCAGCCGTTTGGGGAAGTTGGAGCGGCAGATCATTGAAAAGCGCTACCTGGAAGCCGAGGACGTGTACGACTACCACGTTTACACCGAGCTGCATATGAGCGAGCGCAAATATTACAGGCTGAAATCGAAGGCGATCTACAAGCTCGCATTCATGCTGCGGTTGGAGGTATTTGTGGAGCCCAAGGAAGAACAGCCAGCCTGA
- a CDS encoding SUF system NifU family Fe-S cluster assembly protein yields MLEQLYKQIVMDHYKHPRNWGKLEHARATRTPYKNPTCGDVVVLYTEIDEQDRICDIRFEGEGCSISMASCSMMTELVKGKTLEEAEHLIRLFTEMIRFGKLPENEDELGDALALSGVHKLKARHNCSLLGWNGLDLVVRKARSEKRPAASEPTS; encoded by the coding sequence ATGTTGGAACAGCTCTATAAACAAATCGTCATGGACCATTACAAACACCCGCGGAACTGGGGCAAACTCGAACATGCACGCGCGACGAGAACGCCTTACAAAAACCCGACATGCGGCGATGTCGTCGTATTATACACCGAAATCGACGAACAGGATCGCATCTGCGACATTCGGTTCGAAGGAGAAGGCTGCTCGATCAGCATGGCGTCCTGTTCGATGATGACGGAACTGGTCAAAGGCAAAACGCTGGAGGAAGCCGAGCACCTGATCCGGCTGTTTACGGAGATGATCCGGTTCGGCAAATTGCCGGAGAACGAGGACGAGCTTGGCGACGCCCTCGCCCTATCCGGGGTGCACAAGCTGAAGGCAAGGCACAATTGCTCGTTGCTCGGTTGGAACGGACTTGATCTGGTCGTCCGCAAGGCTCGCTCGGAAAAACGTCCGGCCGCCAGCGAGCCGACATCGTAG